One region of Olleya sp. Hel_I_94 genomic DNA includes:
- a CDS encoding HIT family protein, with the protein MSSIFTKIVNGEIPCYKVAETEDFLAFLDVNPNAKGHTLCIPKKEVNKLFDLDQTTYTQLMLFSRKVAIALEKAVPCKRVGVSVIGLEVPHVHVHLIPLNTMEDARFINKVSLQKEDFDALAKAIAANL; encoded by the coding sequence ATGTCATCCATTTTTACAAAAATAGTAAACGGAGAAATTCCGTGTTATAAAGTAGCCGAAACCGAAGATTTTTTAGCCTTCTTAGATGTTAATCCTAATGCTAAAGGACATACCTTATGTATTCCTAAAAAAGAAGTAAATAAACTTTTTGATTTAGACCAAACCACTTATACTCAGTTAATGCTATTTTCCAGAAAAGTGGCAATAGCTTTAGAAAAAGCTGTGCCTTGTAAACGTGTTGGTGTAAGTGTAATTGGTTTAGAAGTACCACATGTACATGTGCATTTAATACCATTAAATACAATGGAAGACGCAAGGTTTATTAATAAAGTGTCTTTACAAAAGGAAGATTTTGATGCTTTAGCAAAAGCAATTGCTGCCAATTTATAA
- a CDS encoding sensor histidine kinase, translating into MFFTKHRQLIRWIIIIASFAIISLILWNTYVFFQKFKAEERRKMQTWSYAQSDFLNSFRNGLDGEVNNVTTFIITDSTSTTPMILVSPKGEISSFNNLDTLGIKNVDAFLRKSQLQFEEENHPIALSYYNNKTNSDESLGMLYYGNSPLLNKLKYYPLALLLIIVLFGAVVYFFYRSSKIATQNKLWSGMAKETAHQIGTPLSSLIGWTEILKGENTNPEYIKEIEKDISRLQTITERFSKIGSLPTLNKVDIVAETKDAYDYLKTRSSRLINFDITLPDHPIYVNLNTQLYGWTIENLVKNAIDAMKGKGDLHVSITQLEQRVKITVTDTGKGISKNEFSTIFEPGYTTKKRGWGLGLSLAKRIVEDFHNGRIKVLHSEKGKGTTMQISLKTI; encoded by the coding sequence TAATACTATGGAATACGTATGTGTTTTTTCAAAAATTTAAAGCAGAAGAACGCAGAAAAATGCAAACATGGTCCTATGCACAAAGTGATTTTTTAAATAGTTTTAGAAACGGGTTGGATGGCGAAGTAAACAATGTCACAACATTTATTATAACAGATTCCACCTCTACAACTCCAATGATTTTAGTATCTCCTAAAGGAGAAATAAGTAGCTTTAATAATTTAGATACTTTAGGAATAAAAAATGTTGATGCTTTTTTAAGAAAAAGTCAATTACAATTTGAAGAAGAAAACCACCCTATTGCATTATCCTATTATAATAACAAAACTAATAGCGATGAGTCCTTAGGTATGCTATACTACGGAAACTCACCACTTTTAAATAAACTAAAATATTATCCATTAGCGCTGTTATTAATTATTGTCTTATTTGGAGCAGTGGTTTACTTTTTTTATCGCAGCTCTAAAATTGCAACTCAAAATAAATTATGGTCAGGAATGGCTAAAGAAACCGCACATCAAATCGGGACGCCTTTATCATCATTAATTGGTTGGACCGAAATTTTAAAAGGTGAAAATACTAATCCTGAATACATAAAAGAAATAGAAAAAGACATTAGTCGTTTGCAAACAATCACAGAGCGATTTAGTAAAATAGGATCGCTTCCAACACTAAATAAGGTTGATATTGTTGCTGAAACCAAAGACGCTTATGACTACTTAAAAACAAGATCTTCAAGACTAATAAATTTTGATATCACTTTACCTGATCACCCTATATACGTTAATTTAAATACCCAATTATATGGTTGGACTATTGAAAATTTAGTTAAAAATGCTATAGATGCCATGAAGGGAAAAGGTGATTTGCATGTCAGTATCACACAGTTAGAACAACGTGTAAAAATAACTGTAACAGATACAGGAAAAGGAATAAGTAAAAACGAATTTAGTACTATCTTTGAGCCTGGTTATACAACTAAAAAACGTGGTTGGGGACTTGGCTTATCATTGGCAAAACGAATTGTAGAAGACTTTCATAATGGTCGTATAAAAGTTTTGCACTCTGAAAAAGGAAAAGGAACAACTATGCAGATTAGCCTAAAAACAATATAA